The following coding sequences lie in one Rutidosis leptorrhynchoides isolate AG116_Rl617_1_P2 chromosome 6, CSIRO_AGI_Rlap_v1, whole genome shotgun sequence genomic window:
- the LOC139854319 gene encoding probable ADP-ribosylation factor GTPase-activating protein AGD11 — translation MTPDSYIIIAGASLYNLLKRYNEDNGSFELDNEALSAGSKQKLESFLSECGNELCADCGSPNPKWVSANLGAFVCIKCSGVHRSLGVHISKILSVNLDEWTEVDVNNVIKLGGNIAVNLKYENSIPSSCRKPQSDSSIDDRTDFIKRKYVMQQFLNKDEQLSCPFTPSALRYSSTGLNNVLDKKYINSMRIGQAILNNRKRKDAEQKPTKKSQSTAGMVEFVGLIKVNVVRGIDLVIRDVRSSDPYVMLSLGNQSVRTRVIKKNLNPIWNETLMLSIPDNVPPLIVCVFDKDKFTTDDFMGEAEFDIDPLVAAANDLEIRNPSSDPSKKIEKVRDGKGKNPVVNNGMITVADGKAKQGVVLKLENVESGEIEIEIECVPLTQ, via the exons ATGACCCCTGATTCATACATTATTATTGCAGGAGCTTCCCTTTATAACCTCTTAAAAAGATATAATGAAGATAATGGTAGTTTTGAATTAGACAATGAGGCTCTATCTGCCG GTTCAAAACAGAAACTAGAAAGTTTTTTATCTGAATGTGGTAATGAGTTATGTGCTGATTGCGGATCTCCAAATCCAAAATGGGT ATCTGCAAATCTCGGAGCATTTGTATGTATCAAGTGTTCTGGAGTACATAGAAGCCTCGGAGTGCATATATCTAAG ATATTATCGGTGAATTTAGACGAGTGGACAGAGGTAGATGTTAATAATGTAATAAAACTTGGTGGAAATATCGCAGTAAATTTGAAATACGAGAACAGCATTCCAAGCAGCTGTAGAAAACCACAATCAGATTCTTCCATAGACGATCGTACTGATTTTATCAA GAGAAAGTATGTAATGCAACAATTTTTGAACAAGGATGAACAGTTGTCTTGCCCCTTCACTCCTTCAGCTTTGCGTTACAGTTCAACAGGGTTGAATAATGTATTGGATAAAAAGTACATAAACAGCATGCGTATTGGTCAAGCAATTTTAAACAATCGGAAAAGAAAAGATGCTGAACAGAAGCCTACAAAGAAAAGTCAGTCGACG GCAGGTATGGTGGAATTTGTTGGTTTGATAAAAGTCAATGTGGTCAGAGGCATAGACCTTGTTATCCGAGATGTGAGGAGTAGTGATCCTTATGTTATGCTCTCTTTGGGAAATCAA TCAGTGAGGACACGAGTTATAAAGAAGAACCTCAATCCTATCTGGAATGAAACTTTAATGTTATCGATTCCTGACAACGTTCCACCTTTGATAGTG TGTGTATTTGACAAGGATAAGTTTACGACTGATGATTTCATGGGTGAGGCTGAGTTTGATATCGATCCCTTGGTGGCTGCTGCAAATGATTTAGAAATACGTAATCCATCATCCGATCCCTCAAAAAAAATTGAAAAGGTGAGAGATGGAAAAGGCAAAAATCCGGTTGTGAATAATGGGATGATAACTGTGGCTGATGGGAAGGCAAAACAAGGCGTCGTGCTTAAGCTGGAAAACGTTGAGAGTGGTGAGATAGAAATAGAGATTGAATGTGTGCCTTTAACCCAATAG